Part of the Apostichopus japonicus isolate 1M-3 chromosome 13, ASM3797524v1, whole genome shotgun sequence genome is shown below.
GCTACTTTGAATTTAGGCTTGAGAATGAAGTTCCTCTTCAACAAACTGTATGGAGGTAGATATTTTAGGGAGAGGGGGTGAAGGGGGTTTGAAGAGTACTGTAGAGTTATGATGAGTATAAGTACTAAGGAGAGGTGTGTACAGAAGAAGATTTGTTATTTTCCTCTTCTCGTTTGTTAAATACAGAAACTATGAGGTTATTTGAGGTACGTTTTGTTTGTATGATTAAAACAAACAAGGCAGGTGTGTACatactttaaatattaaatttaatgcTGGCAATATAAAAGTGTACAAAACTAACATGCATTTTTGGATTAAAACTTAACTAAAACACTGGATGTGTCTATCACCGTAAAcaagaaaggtaaaaaaaaaaatattaaaaaaacgtCAGTAGCTTGCCAATGTAATATTTAGTGAACGGCATTTAATATTATAACAATGCGGATGTATTGTTTTCTTGGCCAAACGATGAAATGAATGGtacttttacatttttgctTTCACAAGGCTAATAATTGTCTCTTATTATTATATAGGCAGATTGAAATAATTTATACTGACACAGTTGGATTCAACTGTGTTGAAGACTAAACCTGTTGTAAGACAATTATGTTCCCCGGGTATCTAATGTTTACAGTGTCCTATTTTGGACACCAAGGAGGCTGCATCATGGCTGCAGCCAGgccggggacaaaaactattatcctaacacactgtagcatacccaaactggagcctataccgcaatttttgcaaagttccatgatttttgttttaccccaggctcatccctggtgTAGGACAACCTTGAGTGCTCCACTCTCACACAATAGACACTGCAGGTCTctctattgttttatattatttgttaaGCCTTGCTGCAGCTTTTCCTCTTTGACACTGTGAAAACGAAATCAGTATTTCGAATGATGCTAATTtaagtgaaaagaaaaatagggTTTGAACAGGGCGTGAACGAGATTGTGAAAATGTTAGTTTTCTTGTTAGTGAAAGCCACATTGCGTGAACACCATGACTGACTAAAATGTGACCAAAATGTGTTGCTTTATTACTGCATAGAGTCATGACGTCCTTACAAAGGTCCAAAGTCCGCAAATTTGGTGACCGTTTTCATCAGAAAGCTATTGCCATAAATACTGATGATTGTTTCACTGTTGAAAGTGAAAACTCTTGTCATGGATGGGTGGGTCTAAAGCTATTTGTCCCCTACTTTTTGCTGGAAACAGcttgaatattttcattttctgcaTCTGAAAGAGAGATGTGTTTTTAAACCAAATTTCTTGATTAACTTCATCAGTCTGCAAATTGTTCCTCAACTtagttatttaatatttttgatatttgaaaTGTGACTCTGTTGCTTTAATAAGTGCAAGTGAAGCCTGGAAAGGGAATTTGTAATTAGCCAATTGTTACTTACAAGATAAATGGCCAGTACATAAACATGTCAAAACAGATATTACTCAACAAaatcaatgttttgtttatattgatGGGTTTGTCAGTGTTGGCTTTGtcaaggagagagagagatctaTTAAAACATGTCACTTTATCACAAAACttggttgtatttttttttaactttctgttTTGTCATCATGTGTAAATGGAGAAAACAAAGGTTTGGATACGATGTAAACGTTCCAACTGTCCCTACTTTCTTCCTTTCATTCTGTTAGTTTGGTTTTTTGAACCAAACTGAAAGCAATGCATGATAGCCTCAAAATATGACACAAGACAAAAGATGATGACACAAGAGTTCAAAACTCATCTCCTGAAGAAGAATGTTCAAAGTATGTTCTAATTTGTAAATACAGAGACCATTTTAGCGAATCTAGCAATTTTGAGGTTGCTACATGTAGTCCCTTTGTAGAGAAATAATGCAGTTTGAAATGTATAGTTCATCACGCATCATTCCACCATAAACTGAAATTTGGTTAATATAGGTTTAAATTACTTCAGGAAACATCACCACCAGTCAAATGGCTAGAAATGGCTGTTAGTAGGAAAAGGTGGCTGGCTTTCCGATGTACGTCTAATCCCTAAGTCACGGATACAGAAAAAGGGCCTAAGACTACACTCTTTAGATGGTAAATAGCAAATTCATGTAGACCTACTAAAGCTTCACTTAGTTAAAGCAGCCCTATTTAACATTGTAATGGTACATTAAAATACACATGGGAAAAATCTGATGTTTCCTTTCACTATTCATACCCAACcaactccccccacccccccccctacccacctTCTGACacataaatatgatattattatttctcTCTCATCTGACCAGATTCTCAATCCTATTTCATCTTGTCTTTTACCTTGTGCtaatttttatttcttacaAGAGTTCTACTTCTTCAAAGTGCCCTAGTTGCCTATTAATTCACCtgcaaattttttaaatttttttttaattcaggtGTTGTAAGCAGGAGTAGGGGTGAAATATCCCCAACCCCTTCCTCTTTGGTTAGGCATGCTATTTGCAACTAGATTCCAAGCTAGCTCTTCAGCATTTCTATCACTTTTCATCATCTTCATTCAAGGACAATTGCTTTCTTTTCCAGTCAACGCTCCTCATCTTGATCATTTCAACGTCTCTTCCTCTGGTTTGATTATCGTCATCGCTCACAGATGCTGCCATGATGAGGATCGGTTCTCCCATCGGTCTCATTTTATTGTCATCCTTAGCTTCCTCTTCTACCTCCGTCTCTTCTGTTTCTGTCTCTCGTTCTTCTTTCTTGAGAAGAGCGCTCCATCTCCTCGTCTTCCTTCTTCAGCCAACATCCcagtcctcctcctcctcaggTAATCTCTCCTGTCCGTAGTTATCTTCATCAGATGATAAGCTGCTCTCTTCTATCTCGGAGTCGTCTCCTTCACGATACAACAGACAGCTCTCGTCATCTGACATGTTAAGTTTTCCACTGGCCAGTACACTTCTTCTGGAAAACATCAAAATGGGGGCAAGAAAAACCTTAAAACAGGCAGTCTCCTTAAACACGTCCAGTAACGTTTCAGCTTTGTTTTCTGTGTCCTGTTTGGCTTTCCTTAGAATGAATGGTATTTCTTCATGACAATAAAACCAACATATCAATCTTCTCCTGCTGGTGTGATATATTAAGTTTCGTACATTATTATCGTAGTTGCacagtatttgaaataaatatttttcatttaaaattacATAGATACAAAAAATAGGAAGCATACTGCTGCAACTTAGAAATATAAATTGCATTGCAATAAGTAAACAGTTACAAAACAATGCCAGTAGTCTGTGCAGCATACTGATATGGTACAGGACTTATGGAATGTCATGTTTCCACAATCTTTTCAATAATTCCGTTTGATCCTTTCTCATATGGCAGCATTAGCTTTCTATCATAACATGTTGGTTGCACCAGACATTTACACAAAACTACTCTTACGATAAAATTCAAGAGCAAAACATGAAATACTCTACATTttctaataaaaaaaaggaaggtcCAACCGCCTGAGTAAACAACTATTTACCTCAACAAATCGGTATCGCTTGAACAGAGTTTTTGGAGGGCGCTATACCGTAACAGCATTTCCAAAGGTACGTGATAGACCCTGCCCTCAGAATCATCATGCGACTCCACGTCATCAGGTTGGGAGGCTAAGATGTCTCGAACGCAAGATTCTACCTCCCACTCAATCCTTCTCTCCAAGGGTGCATCCTGCTTCTCCTTGAACGGATGAGTTATTTCAGAAATCTgtgaggagaaaaaaaaaattgcatgtttaaaataaacttgATACAGATAAGAGAATTGATatagaaattaatatttttgcaAAACTGTTAAATGCCTAATGGTTCAATCAATATGAAGTTCAAGTGTTGGCATATCAAAGGGTGGAGAGGGGTGGGCAGGGGGAAGGGAAAAAATCATTGCGAGACTTGCACTCCTGTACAAATTCAGATCTACCAAAAGATTCCACGGTTGAAAATCGTGCCTGGGGAGCTCGAGGGAAAAACTACTTTCTTGGTCGGATTATATTTACATAGCGGTTTAACTGGTTGAATTAAGCACACACTCAGAATATTGCCAATAATTAGCAAATTGCTCTAAAGGGCCAATCAGAAGTGAAGATGATGACTTTCCAAGTTAGTTCCGCCTACATGTGTTGAGATATTAAAGTGAGAGAACAGCACCTGGCATCTGAGATCTGATTGTCCTAGAAGGAGTAAGTTTAGatcattctttttttctttcttaatggTGGAGTGTAAGAAACAggaaaggggagggaggtgggggttgTGGTTAATCAGACGCtgagcgaggaatttgccaagggaacaagggaggggcgaagcctttaggcaaactatctaagcgaagcgccaccatgggttggcgcgaagcgtacaagaaaattttggccgaaaatgacTCCCAGATCGCatggcactttccaggccttgtaagttgcatctaagcatttcctattttgaaataactagcgatgtcataaaaaatatgctcaaggggggggggggcagtcgccCCCTTTTCCCCTCCTTGGCCACGCGCCTGTGGTTAATCAACTAGGGTTGTCTTAAATAATGTGAGTAGCAACACAGGTAGCAACAAGGGACTTAAAGGAGCTTAActgattaaattaaatatattttatccCATACTATGACAGGATAATAGGAACTTCAAATgtgtaatcatatatatatctctgTGATTGAGGAGTATCCAATTATGAATCAATATAACACAGCATCAGAATAATCAAAAATTTCAGCAATCGTGCAATATGCCACTTCAAAGTTTCCAAGCAGGCAAAACTTTGCTAATAACTTCCCTTCAAAAACCCCTACTCGACATTTTTTCCCCTATATTCAGCAACCATTCATCCAAATTAACCTTGACTTGCAATAGAAACTGGTTCAAAAAATAACTAACCAAATAAAAGAATATTGTGTACAAGAATAGTGATGAcgacaacaattttttgggtAAAAAATGGGAATTTTGAATTCTACAACTAAAATGCTCGTCTGATCCTGCTCggtcatatatatttttataacaaataacaaacaaaaaaaactttttccTGAGCCCATACAATAACCTCTCTGTATAGAGTAACTTTTGTTAGTCTTATTGTGCACATGTTGAATTAACAATAGACTCACTTGAAAGAAATCCTCTTTTGGTTATAATACAAAGTTTTCCATTCATAAAGAAATCCTACACAATTTTGGTTATAATACAAAGTTTTTCCATTCAAAAACAATGCAACAGTTTGATTAATCAGCTGTATAGTATTGCAGTTGAAAAAGTGTTAGCGTTTCTGTCTTTCATTGAGAGATGCCAATTATAGTGAATGCTTTGTATGTTTTCTTAAAACAATAATCATTATATATTTGCTGCAGTCTGCAAAACCCCCTGTTATCATTTACAAAATTAATAAGTCAAATTATTCCTAAAACTATGTGAGAGCagatgtttgtattatttttcctCTGTTTTGATTTGACAATATGAACATGATATAGTTAATGAAATGCTCAGACCAAATACTAACACAATCCACATATGTATGGTGACTGCTATCTGCATAGCAGCCTGGtcaatgacctctgacctccaccaagAGCAATAGAAAGTCTATACTCATAATGGAAGCATTCACATGACAAAGTCTTTCTGAAATATCCTTcgttgacctccaccaaaaagaACCGGtctgttgtactcatataaaAGGCATCCACTTGCCAATTGTGAGTGTTATCCAACTGTCCCTCAATGAGATACAACAACTTTTTCTGAGTTTTGACCTTTGCTGACCTCTAACGATCTTCAACCTCCATAGAGAAGGATATTATTGTTGCACCCACTTATTTACACTCCTCCACCACCACTGGGAATGACAAATATACATGTGGAAGTTTTTCTGTACTCTCATAAATTACtagtaaataaaaacaaatatctacTCAAATATGAATGCTATTTAAAGTAgctaacatttttattttttccctaTTTTGCCCCGTTTTTTGCAAATGGAAGCAATTCCATCCACCATAAAATTGTTAATAAAGTGAGGAAAACACACCATCCCAACGTAACAGATTTTGCCATGTGGGTGCACATTAGAATCAcacattcaaaatatttatgataattcTCAGTGTTTTGAGGAATTACATGTCCTATTGTACctatgtcatatatataacaGAATGATTTGGCTCTAATAATGGTCTCCCTTAAAAGGACAGTCCAGAGGAAAATTCTAGTTTGACTTTAGGCTGAACACATTCTATGCATGGTAGTGAAATTTCAAATgtgtaaatttcaaatgttgttatcttaaaggcattgaagactcgccccaaaccgcgtgcggccatctaaaaaagttaactttctgttgcttgcaagtgacgctttgtgtgtcgctacaaaatgcagacagtacagtaatgaaacgtgttaccttgttatttttagctggacctgagatgtccatcgctgtattgtttgtatactgtgctgtgggtattgaccgcagctgtatgtactgactgtacactagtgtctaattaccgatggtagcaagctgtgtgtgtgtattttctgcgattgatggtggtgtctaacacttttgttacacctcattcgaaactaggtcactagattaccggcattagtcgtttctttttgcacgagtctgcACACCCTTTAAAAACAGTACATAGGGATTGAATACAAATGTCAGCTAGATGCTTAGaacatgtttctttctttcatctgTTCAATCAAATTTCACCTCTTGACTATTCTTTTAACAAGCAGTAACTTTCTGTTACCTACCAATGTATAAGGATGAGTTTCTTCCTGTTTTAAAATACTGCCCTCGTCATCATCGTTTCGTTCATCTTCTTTACTTGAACGGTCTCTCTCTTCGAGAGTGAACACAGCTGCCTGTGTGCAACATCCATACTCCTCCTCTGTGCCTGCAGGACCAGCCCCAGCTCCCAAGTATTCTACTCTGTAGGGATATCTGGCACAAATCATGCCACACCTGCAGTCAAAGTAGACAAACAAGAAAACCAGAAAAAGCCAATGTGTTTAGTGATTTCTTTGCCACCTTTATGAGAACATTCAACAGAAACATTAAAGTACAAAcatcattttcatattgttGACTATTACAGACTACAAATGATCAGCAAGCTTCATGTGCTGATGCGGACCTACCTATCAGATATGATGCTTTACTTTTCAGGTTGTTTTATACCATGTTTTCTGACTTCGACCTTTGTTGacctaactgacctttgacattcatcATCATATAGGTTACTTTTGCTTTTGTCaaggaatataaaaaaatatatatcaaaaatgtatcataaagaaaaaaagaagaaaaaaaagaaggatgtTGAATTATGAGAAAGTTATTTAAGTTAACAAAACTTTCCATGAATATCTTCATTATTCATGAATTTCTTCAGAATAAAGTATAAACTATTTATAGACACACTCATATGGATACCACTTCATTCACATGGCAAAAGTCCACCACATCAGTTAACTGATTAATATTTATAGGTCAAAcaaaaattgaacattttgttcAAGCAGAATTCAGGATTTGTGTGTCAATACATACTGCATTATTCCGAAATGATCTAATGAATTCTACCTCAGAAAATTATTAGTCGCCTGGCAAAACTTAAGAAACATACTGACTTGTTTCGACAAGAACTAAAATTCTCACTTACTGTATGATGTAAACTTTCTGTGACGGGTATACAGAATATATATTCAActtgtttaatatttgttttatgcTTCTTAGCAGATTCTTGAAGCTGAGTTAACAACTAATTTTTACGTTCAAGCAACTTCAATGATCAAGGGACCACAATTGTTAACCTTATTTTGTCCAGGCTATAAAAATCCCTTCCTCAATTGTATTTTGGCATTGGCTCTGTTACTACTGGCACACCATGTGAAATTCAAAATAGTAATATTCATACAAGTGGATGGGGTGGAAGAGGTCCATTCACCAAAAAAGCAATTTTCATTAGAAAATGAACTACTGTATCCAAATATGCACAACTATGCACAAATATGCACAACTTGGTGAGAGTGCCAAATGACAAACTTACTACGTAACCACCGACAGAACCTCTCACCAAACGTCCTCCTAGCATACTTCTATTATCTAGGACAGATGAGCAAAACCAATTAAGCCAACTACCAACTTCTTTATAAATAGCCATACTATGCAAAGCTAGTTCTGTCATACATCCCCTTTACAACTGTAAACCTGATCAATGATAGGATACCCTAGCCCTGAACTCGACCTTAAGTTGACCCCTCTTCCTGTTTAGTACATTCGGGCTCTTAATAACTGCTCATCGAGCCTGAAAAAGTCATCAGTCAAAATATCTACTTTAAGCACGGCTCACCAATCTTCAAACTGTCGTCTGCTCCACTCAAACTTGTGGTCAGGATGTCTGAACCTGTCCGTTTTATTATTGAACAAGACGTTAAAGTCACTGTTTGGTGTCGTAAAGAGTGCCCTCTCTGGTCGTAAACCACCGAAGACGACAGCCGGTACTTTGGAGAGGTCATCTTCGTACAGGTGTTCGATTCTGTTATCAAAGAGTTTCATTGGATGAGGGTTTTAAAGTGATGATATTATCAGTCTAATCTCAACCTGCGCAGCTCAGGAGAGGTCaaggatattatatatatatatatatatatatatatataagcagttACATTGAGTTGGACTTTTTTTCACACAATCTGGTGGTACCATTTAGGGTGATTCAATGGACAGATATTAAAGTACCTGAAAACATGTAGATTCTGTCACTTAAGGCCTTGGAAATTGCAACAGGAGTGATAAAAAAATTGGCAGAAACTGAATTATGTTTGGCCAAAGAAAGAATAAAGTGCATTAATATATCAAATGTGAAGACCCAAACTTATTCAAATTGAATTATTATTTAGAACCTATACTAAATAGGCATCTGTACAGTTTCTTATTAGGTACATAGTGAATCCAGGAGGTCACAACTATGTTTGTACCGTTTAATATCATGGCGAGTGGAGTTTATTTTCGAATGTCATTTTCTCTTAACCTGTAATTCATACCAGTATATGGTGAAGTGTTTGGTGAAGTGTTGTTTTGCATTTTACGGGTAATATTTGCGGGTAATATGAAAAGCCTCAGGAGTATTCTTTTACGTGGGGATGTGAGCCTGTGGATGGGGACGTGGGCCTGTGAAGGGTCGCTGACATAAGACCAGTGACGGATGTAAAGTGCTTGACTAATATCTGGGATAATCTAACATAATCACATTTAATCATCAGACATGCCAGGACATGCCCGTATATATCGCAGCATTGGTCTGTCTGGCTCAGTTTACACTCTGGGATATTGCAGCTTTGGTTTTTTGAGCTAATTTACATGCAGTATATATCGCAGCATTGGTCTGTCCAGCTAATTAACATGACGGTATATATCGCAGCATTGGTTTTTTCAAGCTCAGTTTAACACTTTGGAACAGATCGAACTTCCCATGTCAGGTTAAGGTGAgaaaatgctttcaaaatgttttctttacttACACCTCGATGCAAATGAGCAGATCAGAGTGTTTCAATCTCTCATCGACCTTGGAGATGGAACCTTGGTAAAGACGGACTGTGAATGGATTCTCTCTTGGCTGAAGGTAATCTCCCATCACTGGTTCTCCCAGTCGAGCATGGGACCTCAAGATATCTGCATCTACATCTACTCCAATCAGTTCCTGGATGCAGTGATGCCACTTGAGACGACTTATCATGGAACAGGGTCCACATCCCATATCAGTCACCTACGAGTAGATTAGGATAAATTCACCTCCTGAGGAGTTACTTTAATATTGGTGACAAATAGTAAGGTGAATAGGTCTAAAGACATGTTAGATGGAATGATCCCACCTATAAAAActtcaacattttttatttgaaaatagcTTTATTTACTATAGTTTGCATTGAAATTTAACTATGCACCAGTCTGACTAAACCATATGTACAGAACAGGATACCTCTCtctttgaaaaaagaaaattctttttgaaaaatggCAAAACTTTTTGGcaaaatcaaaaataaaatcCTTTTGGAAAAATCAAAGTTGAAAATCATTTGGAACaatcaaaattgaaaatcatttggaaaaatcaaaaatgaaaattccTTTTTAAACCAGAATGCCAAATgcattttggtttcgatgatgtaacatgagcagttttcttcatgaatctgatgtcATGTATAGTGTAGGTGTACAACGTACTGAATCTTAGAAAAGCAGTgtgatatgacaaacaataaattcacaatgacacaggctgtcctaaaatgaccattgacctcaacaacaggcttcttgcactaaatgtgatacattaaCATACTCAATATGaaatctgtccttgttgaaatattgtgcaaaagatgattttcacaatttgacccctggtgaactcaaacgaccattgacctctgccCACAACATTAAGCTTGTTGTACTCAAtttggtacaattacataccaaatatgcaatctgtccaagcttctcttgcaatattatgtttaggaaggtgcattagtgtagagagacaggtaagaggggagtgaagtaactGTTTgtcatttgttgacttcaaatgacctttttgacctctaccaaaatcaaTAGACTTTTATCAATGTTATACATCTTcttaccaagtatgagatctgcccaagcttcccttcttgagatatcgtgtttacaaggttttcaaattttgacccctggtgaccccaaataacctttCACCTCCGCCAAAAACTATAGGCTTCTTGCACTCAATGTGGTTCATATACATATTGAACATGAGATCTGCCCACgcttaccttcttgagatatcgtgtttacatggttttcacaatttgacccctggtgactccaaatgaccttgacctccactaaaaaaaaaaacatttttgtactcaataaggCACTCCCTACACataaaatatgagatctgtctaAGCTACCGTTCTTGAGACATTGTGTTTACAgggttttcaaaattttacccctggtgaccccaaatgacctttgaactccacatatacaataggcttcttgtccTCAATAAATTTCTCctacatacaaaaaaaagttatcAAGAGCTAGCTGTCAGACAGTCAAGCTGTCAGGCATTCAAGTTTTCAAGCTGTCAGGCATTCAAGTTTTCAAATTGTCAAGCAGTCAAAATCGTCAGGCTGTCAAAATTGTCAGGCTGTCAAATTGTCCAGCTGTCAAGAAAAATTTAGAATTTCAGAAAAATGTAAACTGAAAATAAGAAATCATTTTCTAAGTCGTCAAGCTGATAAGCAGTCAGGCCGGTGTCAAATTGTCAGGCCTGTGTCAAATTGTCATGGAAAAAATTGAGAAATGGATACATGGAAGATTTTTCATTCTTGCTTTCTGACAAATCAGTTTTCAAGTtgtgaaatgaaaagtaaaaaattaatcatcatatttgaaaaagaaatatgaaaaatcattttgaaaaatgaaatcaaaagtccaaagtgaaatatgaaaaatgaaagatcatttctgaataaaaaaaaaatgaaaatgataatgataatcagcagttattttaaccACGCACAAATGTGAGAGAAGCCGCAAGGACTTATGGATTACActgtcaggtggcttccaattcaacattattATCTCAAAGTTGGTATCTttacaatttagaaagtcattttgcAGGTGGTAGATATAAACCAACCATATGTTGAAAATAGAGTTGAATTTTGTTCAACTTTTTCCAGTGATAACCTTTCCCTGATTGGCTGTTtggaagtttaaaaaaaatgttctgaACTGATATAGCTTGACTATGACAACAACTTAAGCTGACAAATAAAGGAGAGATGACTACAAATGAACCGGGTTTCCCCATACTTTGCGACCACCAAAGGTCTGACCAAAAACACATCTTGGGGCAGGCCAATGGTTGGGCAGGAATTTCCTCTCAAAGAGGACATGACGACAAATATAATCCAAACTTATTGTGATCGTGAACATATACACCAGCTTTAACATAAATTTGTCACATCAGGATTTGGACAACCAcctttattaaatttaaaaccaTATCTATGGTAAGAATAGCTGTTGGAATGGACTAACAATTATAAATGTTGTACTCCTTAGTATAGCCAAACTAGACTAAGCATCCTTTTACCAAAATATAaacttttttaccttttttggCTTGAATTCTTTTGTCAAGTTAACAGCCATCTGGTATCTTTGTTCAGACACCGGAGGTGAGAAGATTATATTTGAAGACGCTGGATCTTCTCCAAAATCTGTCTCACATGCAGAAGCCATTCTGATTCTGCAAAGGAGAGAGTTGGAACCTAAGGAGGTATGTATTTTATCTATAAATGCTGTTCAAAATGGGAAAAACTGCTaatcaaatgaaaatttttattgTCAATGCTTTAGTAATTTTCAGGTTCACTGAAAATTGCCAATAACGTAAACCGTAAAGTGACAGTTGCTTTAACGCTGAAATGCCTGTGCAAAGAGTAAACTCAATTGATCTCCACATCATCCTGCAGAAGTTATGTGATGCATTGATAGT
Proteins encoded:
- the LOC139978330 gene encoding small RNA 2'-O-methyltransferase-like, whose translation is MASACETDFGEDPASSNIIFSPPVSEQRYQMAVNLTKEFKPKKVTDMGCGPCSMISRLKWHHCIQELIGVDVDADILRSHARLGEPVMGDYLQPRENPFTVRLYQGSISKVDERLKHSDLLICIEVIEHLYEDDLSKVPAVVFGGLRPERALFTTPNSDFNVLFNNKTDRFRHPDHKFEWSRRQFEDWCGMICARYPYRVEYLGAGAGPAGTEEEYGCCTQAAVFTLEERDRSSKEDERNDDDEGSILKQEETHPYTLISEITHPFKEKQDAPLERRIEWEVESCVRDILASQPDDVESHDDSEGRVYHVPLEMLLRYSALQKLCSSDTDLLRRSVLASGKLNMSDDESCLLYREGDDSEIEESSLSSDEDNYGQERLPEEEEDWDVG